The Silene latifolia isolate original U9 population chromosome X, ASM4854445v1, whole genome shotgun sequence genome contains the following window.
AGAGCGCGGCAGCGTATTGGACGACGCTGGCTCCCAATGTGGAAGAGTATAGTGGGGGGATAGCGAGAATGATAGCGGCAGGGTCAGGGATGCTGGTCAAAGGGATACTCTGGTGTGGGGATGTCACAGTAGAGAGGTTGAAATGGGGTGAGGAGTTTTTAAGTACAAGGATGGGAAGTGATCATCGACGGGATGCTCAAGTAAGTCCGACGACAATGGAGAGGATTGAAAGGGTGAAGAGCATGACAATCAAGTCGGAACAATTAGCAACGGGACTACTGTCAGGTGTAATCAAGGTGTCTCAGAGAATAACAGGGACAGTTGTCAACTCTGCAGCAGGGAGAAGGTTTTTCAACATGCTTCCTGGAGAAATTGTATTAGCCTCCTTTGATGCTTACAGTAAGTTATTGTCACTACTGTACTCTCTTTAAGTTTTTACCTTGTTATCGTTAACTGAATGATTGAAGTGGTATTACATACAGATCAAGTATGGGATGCTGTAGAAGTAGCAGGAAAGAATGTGATGTCAACCTCATCACAAGTAACAACAGAATTGGTAACACAAAGGTATGGAGAGGAAGCAGCAAGGGCTACTAATCAAGGGATGAATGCAGCTGGACATGCCATTGCAACTGTTTGGACTGTCTTCAAAATTGCAAAGGCCCTCAATCCCAAATCTGCCCTTAAGCCCACTTCTCTTGCTAAAGCTGCTGTTTCCAAGCCCAAAAAACTTGCTTAGCCCAAtctacctttttttttcttcactttTTTAAAGCGTGTATCTTTCTTGTTATTCGACATTTTCCCACTTAATTTCATTAACAAGTCTGATTAATGTTGCTAATATTTCAGAGCGTATTTGTGTCAATGGCGTCTCTCTCTTTTATAGTACTCCGAATTTTTCTAATTCTTAAATTAGAGAGGTTTTATTTCTAAACACGAGAATATTTAAAGATGCTTACACATCGAGAAAAACCATTATTTACACAACATTAACAAAGTTAAGTTTTCACCGGTGGCGCTCAATTTTAGCACCACCTTCTCTCATGCACCCTTCATTATTGAGTTCCTCACTTAATATTAATGGGTACACCCATTATTATGGGGGTCattgcatgtgagagggtggcgccgaGATTGGGCTAAGGTGGCGCCGAGATTGGGCTAACTCATTTTCCTTTGTGGAGTCTCGGATTAAAGAAAGATGGTAAATGGGTTTTACCGTGTTAGTCTATTTTAAGATAAACTAAGATCTAAGGACACATCAAGTTGAAGGCGTTTCTTGCTTGTTGAATAGAGTTGCCTTAGgtatccatttcttaaataaggTCCAATACCTTCCCCCTACTggtaagagaataaaaattctcttagttttccctccaaaatgtATTTGTCTTATTAAAGGAAACAATTAAACCTTTCTTTTAATAAACTATTtatattttccttaaaatataattttattataattataattataattatactctaatcttttaattaaattcaaaattatgattttttttcattataataaaataaaattggtattaaattataaactataagttgctaaatttttcataatacaataatgaTTACTTTAGAAAGTAACTTAACACATCTCCcttctactaaaagaataagatgTCTCTCAATTTTTTCCGCTGAAGTGAAATGTTCTGTATTGGTCCTCGCACTATATCATACAAGTATTAATTATATACCATAAATAGAAGATACTATTACTAATTTTTAATTTGTAAATACACATTAATGAGATATTTTGATTTACTATACATGTGGGATTGCATTAATAATGAGGATGATATGAGAAAAATATTCTCCactgttgtgaaataaagagagGAGAGAATTGTTGAGAGAAGTAGAGAGAAAGTAAGGGAGACAGAACTGTATATTATTCCATCATGaggggtatatatacacatacaatgagggtaaagtttccataagataatactctctagaatattctaagatatggacatccatataatattataccataatatttcataacactcccccttggatgtccatcGCTGAAGAAgatgcctcgttaaaaaccttcctAGAAAACCCCGTGGGAAAAACACTAGTGAAGGAAAAGAGTACactaatcttcaaacacgcataataagctgcctcgttaaaacctttccatggaaaacccagtgggacaaaaccatggctaaggaaaaagagtacaacgcgtgacactccccctgatgattacataacttgatatATCTTGAAATAATCCATGCTTTGAGATAACTTCTCGATTGTTGAAATATAATCCATCTTCGTTGTTAACTTGATATTTTCAATTAGTATAAATTCTTGATAACTTCAATCTTCATATTTCATCGGAACTCACAATCTGGATATGATCATTTCATAATAACTCTTGGATCTTCATTTCAAATAATACCTCCATAATTATGATGGAGTTTCTCCTCAATATGTAACATAACATTATATGTCAAAAATAATTGTCATCTCAAATATAATGACGTTCATGACTATAGCGTAATAATGCGCTTAtagtgctacctcgttaaaaaccttgctaggaaaaacccattgggacaaaaaacttagtcgaagggaaaaagagtgtagccatCATTCCTTAATCCTTGTCTTAAGAAAAATCAATCcaataattattgaataaatcatccaatacccttgagcgattttctttgctaaaccatatatgtatggattgacattTTCCATTGTAGATTTTCACTACATTATTCTAATCGTTATGGTACTTCTAgaccataaactaatttcacatgcttagcaaaaagctcattcaatatgctcaaacttcaggtCGAGACAATAACTTTTCAAATAAACTCTATAGGAGTTTTGATGTTCCATTTAGGAACTAATCACGATATCTTTCAATCGTATAGTAGAGGTTTATATATCATGAGTTTTCAATAACTCAATTGATCAACCATTAACAATTGATGATCATTTATAAGAGGCTCCTACAGGGAGCTATCCTCATAGGAGTAAGATATTTCTCCTTTCCATCATTAtcaattcaaaattatatattatgaaacatctgcatgcatatgatatgaaactaagttctaaataacatattctaataacaatgcaataataatgtatatattaAAACTAAGATGCAATGATGAACTTACTCtctatatgcacatgatgatgactcaaaATGCAAACTGATCAGTTTTCTTTCCAATATTCATAATTTGGATTGACTTCAGGTCAATAACTGGATTTctagtccatgagctcatttataatcattgattatatgtcgacaatcaaaatggacttaaatttACGATCCCCATTTATAAAGTCCATAAAATATCGCGCGCAAATGTATGTAGGTTCCATAAATATATTGATATAATTTCATCACCTCTTGATGATATCAGTACTGTTTATTGATATTTGAATCTGAATATGTATGTGGTACCATTATATTCATTTAAGCCATCTATCATCCTTCAGATATCGTGTCACTTCAGGAACacttcaaatatagcaattatatGTCACACCAACTGCTTGAACTTGCTATTTCACATTCATTGGAACCGTCAATTCATCTTGACTtttattataatacacttcaagtGTATATACTTGTATTATTCTGGTAAAACATATGGTTGTATCAAATTCAAAAACCTCTACTCAATGAATTTAACGTATAACCTTCTGAACTTTTGGTTCAGTATGGGATCAAttttgtttttaccagctttaACTCACttttctccccctaaggtggtaaaaactataacCAATGTATAGTCTAAATATTTATCATAACCACCTTAGATctcaatttctcatatcatcgatgagaatttatatgggcATCTTTGTACAATAACAAAATATTTCTGGAAGAAATGTGTGATGCAGTTGGATTTTTAATGTGCTGATTCATAATGCCCAGTTTAAGAGATCAACGATTTTATATAAAAATCTAACCTGTAGCCACACAATATAGTGTCAATCCATACACgaacatttaagttctttattcAATATCGAGTAGTGTTTAGATCTCCAACATCATACATACTCAATCTCAGTGTAgtgtcttgcctttaataaaatttctacacgagagaatttcagcacttatcttttcttgaagataaatcaaggtttatcaaaacgggtatagTAAGAACCCGCATGGCTTTAATTTGTCACATCTGAatcatttcatgtcaactttcttaGTTTGCCAAAAAATACACGGCAAACTTTAATCAAAATTGGATGTATCTCAATAATTTCACTTATCACATGCCATATTTTTGTTGACTATATTTATCACGCTAATCTTATATGGTTAGTAATACTTTATCCAACCggataaatgatgtgacatatgACACAATATGTGTCTCATATATGTAGGCAAGACTCGTCAATATTCCAATAAGGAATATATTACTCTTTGAGTATTTTCATATGACCTTTCATGAAATATTTACTTTCATgagatattttcatttctttcaatgaacaaATTTTGGCTCAATAAGGCCACATAATTAAGCTCAATTAAGGCTTCTTTACTTGGCTCAATAAGGCTACATCattaggctcaattaaggccgCAACATTAGGCTTGTCATAACGCCATATTCTCGATCTCTGCTACAGAGagagtctttatgagatgtcacattcacttcCAGGAATGAATCaaatttcatatctcattatactgttcaacttcaggtgaacaagaatcaattcgcaAATAAATTTGCTTTTCAAAAAGACCGCTTTAAATTGAACAGCGGTTCATATATTCATAGACGTGGACTTCTGGCCACTTACacttatacaatatgaatatattgaattgatgagacggtgttaaatTATTACACCCCTTTAAAACTTTGAACTTCTGGCCAAAGTTATAATATGAATATATTTCTCATCTTTATAGATAAATGTTTTATAATTTGAAGTACAAAATTATATGACATATTCAAACCAGTTATTATGATAATCTTGTGATACCAAAGTAGAAAGCATTATTTTATCAACCGATAAACTTAACCCTATTAAGTCTTCCAAAGATTACTTTTTGCATATACAAATAATCCATAATATAGTAGTGGCTGTTCGATTGTTACTAACAAAACAGACGATACTTTGAAATATATTGTTATCTTGAATTCATAACATGTGCACTTCTTTCATACTTAAAGATGCGAGTCGGATTAGTTCCATGACATCAGTACGTAAACTGACAAATTAATAAAATTCATGTTTGTTTCATGCAGTATCATATATAGACAACTTTGGTATCAAAAAGACAACTTTGTTTGCTTAATGTTGATTTGATGTTAATTTGTATCGGTTTGTAATTGCATTTGCATGTTTTTGTATATAATAATTAatcaaatattacaattaatcAATTCTAAATCAAAAACGCAAATCAAATTGTATGAGACAATGATACACCAAGATTAAAAAAAATAGAACATGACTAACGCATACTCAAACTTATCCTAATGATATACATGCCCATCTATTAAAGTTTTAGTTCACTTTTCATTATACAATGAGCAAAATTAACATAGGTATTTTTGATAAACACTAATTTACTAGTCATATTTAAAAACAAATCTCTGTTATGGCAAACAAACGTATTCAATTCAGACTTAATATTAACCAATAAAAACACTTGCACTTGTGTAAAACATGACATCCTCGAGTAAGACATCACGTATATAACTTTTATTAACGAACATTAAAATAACGATCGAAACGTGATTAACCATTAACTATAATTCTTAAGTTTCGTATCAAAAATACGAGTCAATAATAATTGCGAGAACGTACCTGAATTAGCTAAATAATATAATAAGATCTGATATAAACCTCCTGATTATCGGATCTTGACAAACAAGTGATATTAATGCATAAAACTCACAATAGCATCAGTTATCTTCTTAAAGAACATGTTTGGGCAAGTCCTGTAGCTTTCCAATATAATTAATCAAAAGTGTGTTTCGTGCATCTCATTGTTGCCCACGTCTAAATTTGCATAATAGTTTTGGGACCAATATGTCGATGAACCGTCTTAGtatattttttctttttattgtgCTCAGTCGGTTATTAAGAGACTggtgctgataacgtgttgtgaaataaagagagGAGAGAATTGTAGAGAGAAGTAGAGAGAAAGTAAGGGAGACAGAACTGTATATTATTCCATCATGaggggtatatatacacatataatgAGGGTAaagtttccataagataatacTCTCTAAAAtatccatataatattataccataatatttcataacatccACAATTTTTTTCATAGTTCTATTTCCCTTTTTTTGCTACAAAGGTACTCTACAAGTTGACTATCTCATATTGCAAATTCTCTAATTTTATTGTATATTTAAGTCATTACTTGAGGTTATTCTTTTGGTAAATGTAAttgtataataatattatttttaataattacgtaataatttatataattagttTTAGTTAAATATCAATCTTATTTGGtgtgaaaactattaaatttTCGCTCTTATCCGCTTACCAAGCTATAATATTTAAcgtctttatatattattatctaaaaaaccgcgcatttgtGCGCGGGTTCTACACTAGttaactactccctcctattctatatattcttccctatttcctaaaacggattattcaggttttcttcccctttcttattttgaaaacttttactcttattttattcatttctctctcctatcaccaaaccccacccaactcttttccTCATATTTTATTAGtttccttaatgttttggccccaccatttcttatttaactcataattattcatccctctctccaattatcaaaccccacccaactttttactcttattttattcttcttcttaatttccgtgcccacaaacaaagggaagaatacatagaattggagggagtaataaatacGTAGTATAACACACTTTTAAAATATGTTAAAAAGTACGTGTGGCATTCCAAGTGTTAGCTTAGATTGAAGTTTTTTGGTAGCGGTGATTTTTTGGTATGATAGCCTGATAGGGTATCAGCCACTATAACCATGGGTCCGGGTTAAAATCTcaggccttgtttggataggaaaaaaggagggaaaggaaggggagggggaaagaGGGAAGAGAAAAGAATGGAAGGGGAGGgaagggagaatggaggagatgattttccctccaaatcttgcctatgttggtggggaaataatttgccttataggagggaaatggagggatccattttccctcccctccaaatccctTTACCTTCATTTTACTAACCAAACGGTGGATTTCTCATCCTTCCAATTtcctcccctctctttccctccaaatccctcaatccaaacacaccctaagggtgtgtttggatagcaaaagtggagggaaagagaggggagggggaaggagggaagagaaagtgagagaagggaaggggagggggaatggggagtgagtgtttggatacaatttccctccaaatcttgcctattgtggagagattttgattaggcttggggGAGGAAAATTGAATCCCTCCAAATCACTCCCCCTCCATTTTTctccacccttatttgctatccaaacaagggattttaaatcccctactctccctccctttcctttccctccaaatctttcaatccaaacacaccctaagtgaAATATTAGCGCGAGCTAAAGGCATGTAGTGTACTGTGTTTACACTTTAAGCTAGAAGGACAAGGGGACATGTCactgtagacctggcaaaacgggtcactcgggtcgggttcgggtcgggtcagtttgggtcgggtcatttcgggtctttCACATATTTCGGGCCGGGTTGGGTCGGGTTGGGTcgctttcgggtttcgggtcaatttcgggtgacctattgtcgggtcatttcgggtcgagTCATTTTCGGGTATGGGTCATTTTGAGGCGGGTTGCTTTTGAGTTAATGGCTAAGCACTTAAGTTAGtattattttgattaagaaatactattttgcaaatttaactatttattagaGACTATTGTAaccaatgaaactttattttgaCATATATAATATTTATATGACTTAGTACTAATCGCTTCaggtcattttgggtcacttcAAGTCATTTGGGACCGGGTCAATTATGAGTCGGGTCTTTTCAGGTTGTGTCACCTCGAgtcgggtcaacattgggtcagacaatgttcgggtcgggtctgggtcgggtcaattcgggtttcgggttGTATTCGGGTTAAGcaagttcgggtcattttcgggtctcgggtcagccttttcgggtcgggtcattcgggtctgacccattttgccaggtctacatgTCAGTATATAAAACCGATTTTAAGACACTAATTATAAGTTTAAGCTTAAATTTATGGTGCAACGATTTCTTCCTAACAATAGGGAATTCCTTTTATATATCTACGTCAGAACAAATGGTAGATTGTTTGGATGTATGTGCATGTCAACGTATGCAAATATGCTAAGGTAAGATTTAGGTACTAATGAGATTAGGTAGTTTCATCACACCGCAATGCAATGCTCAACTTTTTGGCggtttgtcaaaaaaaaaaaaaactttttggcGGTTAAACATAAGGAGGATCAGTTGATGTTGCTCCAAAGTCCAAACCGGGGTATTTTGGTCTAAAATAATAAGTCGGGATTTTGTAACTATTTTACCGTCAAATATGACTGTTATTGAAAAATAAGTTATCATAAGCTGTAACATTCGCCGTATCATTGTGGTTATATTTAAACATAAAATGATCACATATCTCCGTCTGAAGTTTCAGACGAAATGTAACCGTTGAAACAAGAATTTGCgctaaataaaatattataaaaatttaGGTGGTGACGTGGTGTAAGTGTTCCTTCCTCGTGTGAAGGACACGAGAATTTTTCCTCCAGTTAATGTATGTTTTACGGAAGGAGCATGACCTGTGTTTTATTATGATGACCAGGCAGCATTCACTTTCCCTCTAAACAGTCTCACCAAATCGCATGTAGAAGCATTTCCTTTCTTTACGTCAAAAGCCTATAAAAGGATCAGCTCTGTTGCTTCACCCAACTCCCATTAATTTAGCTTTTCAATCATCAtaacaagaaaatcaaaatcaatttaaatcacAAACTACATACCCACTTTGTTTACAAAATCTCGAGTTGCTTGTTGGTAATATAATTGAGGATGGGGAGGCCCCCTTGTTGTGAAAAGACTCCCACAAACAAAGGACCATGGACAAAAGAAGAGGATGATAAGTTGATTGCATACAAAAAAGCTCATGGAGAGGGTAGTTGGGGTTCTCTTCCAAAGGCAGTTGGTCTTTTACGttctggcaagagttgcaggCTTCGTTGGATTAATTACTTGAGACCCGACATAAAGAGAGGCAAGTTCACTGAACAAGAAGTTGAGCTAATCATCGAATTCCATAGCCTTCTTGGTAACAAGTCAGTTTCTAATATTTGTTGAATATTTGTTGAATCTTTTCTATCCTTAACACTTAAAACTATAATAATCAACAATTAATTATTTTTCAGATGGTCCTTAATAGCAGCGAGGTTACCCGGTAGAACtgataatgacattaaaaattaTTGGAACACCCACGTCAAAAGAAAGTTTTTAAACAGAGGAATTGACCCTCTTACTCGTAAACCTCTCTGTCAACTCCCTTCTCATCCAGATTtttcaacaacaaccaacaatgcGGCGGCAACGACAACAACAAAGACACACTCATTTTCAGCACCAATTACAAGAATAAAAAAAGAAGAAATCTTGGAAATTCAAAAGCCAAAGCTGGAGAGATGCCCAGATTTGAACCTTGATTTGAGAATCAGTCCTCCATATCAACAAAATTCAGCCACAAGGATTTGCTTTACTCAGAGTCCGGGGCTTCAAACTAGCCAGAATTgcaattgcacccaagacattgttgccaataataataacagtaataatgCTACTGCCATTTATTATGATTTCTTAGGCTTGGAGGACTAACGGTGCAATGGAACATAAGAGGTTTGGAGATGAATGATAATGCTACTGCCTACTGCCATTTGTTATGATTTCTTAGGCTTGAGACTAATAGTACAATGGAACATGGAGGTTTGGAGATGTAGTGAACAAAATCTAATCATCTTATTAATTTATGATTGTTAACATTAATTTTGCCAAGCTTGGATAAAGAGAGACTAAGGACTTGGGAATGCTGTGTTGAATAATGTCTTTCATGATTAACAAACGACGGTCCAAGTATCAACTATGAGCATCCTTCAACTATTCTATTGTTAAGACCAAACATCCTTAGAAAAAAAAGTGTTAAAAAATAAGTTGTACGAAGTATCTAGCTTAAAAAAGTGTCCTCATGCTAAAAATAAATTTGATTGTAGTAAATTTAAAGTATAATTACATTTTTCAATTCAAAGTAACTACTTGAAAAAAAATAAGTACGGTACAATTTAAACCAATTCATTTTGATCCAAATTTGCCTCCAAAACACATTttcacttaaaaaaaaattatggatgCTGTCAATTTGCTTCCTAAACACTCGTCAAGAATCCCTAGCACCTAATGATGGAGTTTAGAGAATTACGAAGACGTTTTTTTAAGTTACGAATTACGTGATTATTTACGATTCATGAATACAACTTATATACTAGAGTACAAGGCTACGATTCTAGGGTTACATAATTATAGAATAAGGAAATCGAGATATACACAAGATACAGAAAATATACGACGCTAGAACTAGGAAATATATACCATAAACGACCTAGCtaaatatattacaataactagAATTAGGAAGAAGATATATTCTTTATACGCTCCCGTAAGTTGGACGGTCGTAACGTAAGTCCAAACCTGGAAGCCAGAAGAAGAAAGCGATCTTTGAAGAACAGTTTAGTAAGCGTATCAGCAAGTTGAGCATCATATGTGGAACACGGATAGTACGTAGCTAGACTCGCTCACGAACAGAATAAAATCCATGCGCAACGTGTTTCAAAAGGGTATTAGATTGGCGGAGTAATGGGACGCACCAACATTGTCATAGAATAAATTGTGGGGACGGATGACCAAGTCGGGGATGCGTGATGCCAAGTAGCCAGAGGCGTCGTGTTGATCGTGTAGGCAGTCGGGGGAGGAGGTGTCGAAATGTGCTTAAGTTGACAGTTTCAgccgatttttcaaaaatagagtGTTTATTTGTGACGGTCTTTTCTGAGGTTGTTGGAGGGTCAAAAGAAA
Protein-coding sequences here:
- the LOC141621249 gene encoding myb-related protein 308-like, yielding MGRPPCCEKTPTNKGPWTKEEDDKLIAYKKAHGEGSWGSLPKAVGLLRSGKSCRLRWINYLRPDIKRGKFTEQEVELIIEFHSLLGNKWSLIAARLPGRTDNDIKNYWNTHVKRKFLNRGIDPLTRKPLCQLPSHPDFSTTTNNAAATTTTKTHSFSAPITRIKKEEILEIQKPKLERCPDLNLDLRISPPYQQNSATRICFTQSPGLQTSQNCNCTQDIVANNNNSNNATAIYYDFLGLED